A single genomic interval of Planctomycetota bacterium harbors:
- a CDS encoding DinB family protein — protein MSANAQTAIAHGIAGSKWMIERFCHDLTVEEWHHRPCTGANPAAWILGHLILTQRQFLGMVGSDKLPDLPEGFEGKFPRDKTAADAATDFGDVAQLLPIFAEHCDLLAAAVMAASDEALGSDLENAFGPNKTVSDALIFAGLHVASHAGHISTIRRSLGKPPVV, from the coding sequence ATGAGCGCCAACGCACAAACCGCCATCGCCCACGGGATCGCAGGCAGCAAGTGGATGATCGAGAGATTCTGCCATGACCTCACCGTCGAGGAGTGGCACCACCGCCCGTGTACCGGGGCCAACCCCGCGGCCTGGATCCTCGGGCACCTGATCCTGACGCAACGCCAATTCCTTGGCATGGTCGGTTCGGACAAGCTCCCGGACTTGCCCGAGGGCTTCGAGGGCAAGTTCCCGCGTGACAAGACGGCCGCCGATGCCGCGACCGACTTCGGCGACGTGGCACAGTTGCTGCCGATCTTCGCCGAGCATTGCGATCTGCTCGCCGCGGCGGTGATGGCCGCTTCCGACGAGGCGCTCGGCAGCGACTTGGAAAATGCGTTCGGTCCGAACAAGACCGTCAGCGACGCGTTGATCTTCGCCGGGTTGCATGTCGCGAGTCACGCCGGTCAC